In Chryseobacterium sp. C-71, the genomic window TTGAATTATCATCGCCGTAATCGATATCGAAATTGGTCAGTTTAATTCCGTTCAAGCCCAGTTTCATAGGCTTTTTCTGGTTGAGAGAATCTACTTTTTCCTCAACGTTTTTAGAAACCTCTTCTACAAAGTCCTGTTTTAGTTTTAACTTTAAGCCATCGAGATTAATATCGTTAACGGCGTAAGAATTTTTCTGAAGATCAAACGTTTTCACTCTCGTATCGAATGAATTGAAATAAACTTTTATATCGTTTTTAGATTGCTGATCATTGAAAGTTAGCCCAATATCTTTTAATTTAATTTTATCTAAAGAAATAATGAAAGGTTTAGAAGTACTTTCTTCCTTTTCAGAAGTTGCAAAGGCGTCAATAATATAGTCGAAATTGAATTTTCCTTTTGGATCTCTGACTACATTCGCACGCACACCTTCTAAATCTATCGATGTAATATCAGCTTTTGAACTCATCAATTGCCACATATCTAAACCGACATCGAATTTTCTTACTGCTAGAAGTGTGTCGATATTCTGGCCTTTCAGATACAGATTTTCCATCACCAGACTGTTGGGGAAACCGATATAAACTTTGTCGAGACTTACTTTGGTTTTGATTTTTTTCTCTAAATAAACAATCAGTTTATCTTTTACGTAATTCTGAACCGCTGGAAGTCTTAAACTTAAAATGAGCAGGATAATTAAAACGACAATAGAGATGATTGTAATAACAATACCTCTTAGAATTTTTCTTTTATTGAATTTCAGTTTCAAAATTTTCGTGATTTAGACCAATGTAAAATATTTAATGATGGCAAAATTGTAGTTTTTACCGCTGTTTAGTATGTTTTACATCGTCTTATATCTTGAAAACCTGGAGCTTAATGAGTGTTACCATGGTGAATTCGTTTGTGATGGCTTATTAACAATAGCTTTGTTTGATTTTCATGAGCAATATGTTTGCCAACCGTTCCTTTTCGTGTGAATTTATGGTAAATGTGGTATGTTTAATTGAGGATATATGGAACTCTGAAAGAATGTCGAGTAGGTAAATTTAACAATGAGTGAAGAAATTTTTATCAATTATTACCAATAGAACACGATAAAGATATTTGGTTATTTTTAATTATATACATGAAAAAACCATCCTTAGAAAAGGATGGTTTGTAGACCCACAGGGATTCGAACCCCAACTGATGGTACCAAAAACCAGAGTGCTACCGTTACACCATGGGTCTCTTTATTTTAGTCGTGCAAATGTATCTATTTTTTTCTTTACCGACAAAAAAATATTAAAGAAATTTTAAATTTTTCTTACTTTCATAAAAAACAAAAACCATCCTTAGAAAAGGATGGTTTGTAGACCCACAGGGATTCGAACCCCAACTGATGGTACCAAAAACCAGAGTGCTACCGTTACACCATGGGTCTGTTTGTTTTAGTGATGCAAATTTAAAGCTTTTTTCTTTATTCGCAAATCATTTTTTAATTTTTCTTTAAATTTACACAACATTTAAATGGTCGGAAATATGCTGCTCAACTTCAATAATCTCGAAATTAATAATTTACATCTGGAAACTGATTTTGAAAAAAAAGTATTTTTTTTTCTTGAAGAATGGCTTTCCGATTCTGAAACGGTAAAAGTACAGACTTCAGGTTCTACCGGAACTCCGAAAATATTTGAAATCGAGAAAAAGAAGATGTTGAATTCAGCAAAAATGACGTGTGATTTTTTAGGATTAAAAGAAAATGATACTGCCTTAGTATGTCTTCCCGTTGAATATATTTCAGGAAAAATGATGGTGGTGCGGGCTTTTGAGAGAAAATTAAATCTTATTATAACCGAACCATCAATAAAACCTTTGGAAAATTTAGATATTGAAATTGACTTTTGTGCAATGACACCTTTGCAGGTTGAAAATTCTTTGGATAAAATTTACCTCATTAAAAATCTAATCATTGGTGGAGCAGCCGTTTCGGAATCTTTAAAAGCTAAAATTACGCAAATACTTCAACACTCTAATGCCTCAACTAAAATCTACGAAACCTACGGAATGTCTGAAACGCTTTCTCATATTGCATTGAAGGAGATTTATCCCGACCAGGATGATTGTTTTACCATTTTTGGAGGGGTGTCTATTTCTTTAGACGAAAGAGGTTGTATGAAAATTTTCGCACCTAATTTGAATAACGAAAAATTACAGACTAATGATTTGGTTGAAATATTTGAAGGAAATCAATTCAGGTTTTTAGGAAGAGCAGATAACGTTATCAATTCGGGAGGAGTCAAAATATTTCCTGAAGAACTGGAAGCTTTAGTTAAAAAAGAAATTCTGAATGAAGTTGTTTTTTTAGGCTTGAAGGACGAAATTCTGGGACAAAGGTTGATAGCAGTAATTGAAGGCGAAGAATCTGAATCTTTAATCCATCAACTATCAACTATTAACTATCAACAAAAATTACATAAACCGAAAGAAATTATCTTTGTTAATATATTTCCACGAACTCCCAATGGTAAGATTTCAAGATTAAATCTTTTAAAAATAATAAATGAAAAAAGAGATAATTAAGATTTTAATTGTGTTTTTTGTTGCAATTGTCGGATGGGTGTTTTGGATTAAATGTAGTATAAAAGATGCTAAAATGCAGGGTAAATATGAACGACCTTTTTTTCAAAATAATATATTGATCAATGGAGTAGTGTCTGATAAGAGTGACTCGGGAAATCATTGTTTTGGAATAATATATTTAAAAGATTTTGTAAGCAATGTAAAAGAATTTAATCCATATAACAAAGATATTTTTCCTTATGCGATTAAAAATGGTGATGCTGAAATTTATTCATGGACATGTTTGTATAATGTTGAGGCGGGAGATTCAATTATAATAAATTCAAATGACAGAAGTATATTGGTGATTAAAAAAGATTCAAATGAAAAGATAGAAGGTAATTTACGATTTGTTAATAGTGAAAAAAATTATATACAAGAAAATTCACAACTAAAATTCCAATGAAAGATTTTACCAAAGAGCTAAATTTTAAAACTTCCCGCAGTAGCGGAGCAGGAGGGCAAAACGTGAATAAAGTGGAAACCGCTGTTACCGTTACTTGGAAAGTTTCAGAGTCTGAATTGTTTAATGAGAGGCAGAAAGATTTAATCTCAGAAAAACTGAAAAACAGAATTAATCTGGATGGATTTTTATTTCTAAGTGTTTCCGAAAGCCGAACGCAGCTTCAAAACAAGAAAATTGCGATTGAGAAAATTTTAGAACTTGTGGATAAAGCTTTAATTATTCCAAAATTCAGGGCAAAAACGAAACCGACGAGATCTTCGGTAGAGAAAAGGATTGAGCAGAAAAAGCAGCATTCCAATAAAAAAGAAAACAGACGTTTTAAATTTTAATTCTCAGTATTTGGAAAAAAGAGTATTTTTGCGGAAAATTGATGACAATGTTTAAAAAACTTTTACTGTCGGGAGCATTCGCAATCCCATTTTTATTTTCAGCGCAGGAAGAAACTGCAAAATCAGAACCCAGAATTTCGATAATTCCCTCTGTTGGTTATGCGTGGCGATTGGCAAAAATGCCTTCAGGAATTCCTAAAGAAACAAAAGATTATATCAAAGGCCTGAAAAATGGTTTAAATGTAGATGTTTCTGCATATTATCATTTAAAAGGAAATGGTGCTATCGGTATAAAATACTCAAATTATATGGCATCCAGCGATGGAAGACTGACTGTGCAAGATATTAACGGAGGTACTGTTTCCGGATTTGTAAGCACTAAAGATAACATCAGTTTTGTTGGTCCGGCTTTTATGTTTTCAAATTTTAAAGAGGACACAAAACACAAATTGTATTACGATATAGCACTGGGTGTGATTACTTATACCACCAAAACGGGTTCTGTAAAAGGAACAGGTTCTAATTTAGGTTTGGAGGCGAATTTTGCTTACCAATATGCGATTACCAATCAAATTTTTATTGGTCCAAAATTGGGATTAACAGGCGGAACGCTTAGCAAGATGAAATACAATGGTACGACAGTGAATTTCGGTGAAGACGAAAGAGAAGGTTTAAGCAGACTTTCTTTAAGTGCAGCTGCGACTTTCCGTTTTTAAATTTTATCTTTGTAAAAAAATAAAATAATGAGCAAACCGATTACTGAGTTCATAGAAAAATATTACCTGCACTTCAATGCAGCGGCTTTGGTAGACGCATCTAAGGGATATGTTGCCCACCTGAAAGAAGGCGGAAAAATGATGATCACTTTGGCTGGAGCAATGTCTACCGCTGAATTGGGAAAGATTTTGGCTGAAATGATCCGTCAGGATAAAGTAGATTTTATCTCTTGCACAGGAGCAAACCTTGAAGAAGATTTGATGAACTTGGTGGCGCATTCTCACTACGAAAGAGTTCCTCATTATAGAGATTTAACGGCTCAGGATGAGTGGGATCTGTTGGAAAGAGGTCTGAACAGAGTTACGGATACTTGTATTCCTGAAGAAGAAGCTTTCAGAAGATTGCAGAAGCATATCGTAGAAATCTGGAAAGATGCTGAAGCAAAAGGTGAAAGATATTTCCCGCATGAATTCATGTACAAAATGATTCTTTCTGGAGTTTTGGAGCAGTATTACGAAATTCCGAGAGAAAATTCTTGGATGATTGCTGCGGCTGAGAAAAACTTACCAATCGTAGTTCCGGGATGGGAAGATTCTACTATGGGTAATATTTTCGCTTCTTACTGTATTAAAGGTGAATTGACGGCTACAACCATGAAGTCTGGTATCGAATACATGACATATTTAGCTGATTGGTACACGAAAAACTCAGCAGGAAAAGGCGTTGGTTTCTTCCAGATTGGTGGAGGTATCGCAGGAGATTTCCCGATTTGTGTAGTACCAATGTTGTATCAGGATATGGAAATGCATGACATTCCGTTCTGGTCATATTTCTGTCAGATTTCAGATTCTACGACTTCTTACGGTTCTTATTCTGGAGCAGTTCCGAACGAGAAAATTACCTGGGGGAAATTGGATATCACAACGCCGAAATTTATCGTTGAAAGTGATGCGACCATCTGTGCACCATTGATGTTCTCTTATATTTTAGAAAATTAATAAAGTGGAAAGACGGAAGTCTGAAGCTTGAAGTTATATAAAACGTTCCAAATTTTTGGGACGTTTTTTTTGCCAGAATGGACTAAAGTGTTTTGATATATTTTTGTCTATCAATGAAAAATTCTTTCTGAAATTCATGTTTTCAACAAGGGCGTGCCCCTCTCCAAGGCAATCCCAAGGCTCGGGTCGGGCTTCTACAGGCTCCACTTCGTTCCGGTGCTTTGCACCGCGTGCTTCGCCCGCGCCCTCCATATCCCTCACGCAAAGCTTGTTAATCCAAAGAGTTAGTCAACACAAAATAACGGTACGCAAGAATTCCTTTCTGCACTTTGGTTAGTTTCGTTGGGTCTTTATCACTTAGTTTTGGTAGTACAGCTTTATTGATTTTATTAAGCAATCTGAAAATGGATTTTTTCATAACTTTTAGATTTAGATAGAATGTAATTCAAAAATCATGCATTTTTGTTTAAGAGGTCTGGAAGCTAGATGTTGGAAGTTTGGTCGGTCTGTAAACAAAAATTGTCCCCAATAAATGAAGACAATTTTCATAATTTTCAGAACCAAAAGCCAGAGACCATCAGCTAAGAGCCATCTACGGATTTCCGTACATATTCGATTCTCCGCCATCAATGGCAATCACCTGTCCTGAAACGTAACCGTTCTCATCACTTAAAAGATAGGCAACTAAATTTCCCACATCTTTAGGATCTCCCAATTTTCTGGTAGGATTTCTTGATGCATATTCTTTTTCAGCTGCTTTCGGATCTGCAGGATTTACCTGATTAAAAGCTTCAGCGACCATGGGTGTTAAAATCGCGCCTGGAGCAATCGCATTCGTTAGAATATTATCTTTACCATATTCCAAAGCTGCATTTTTGGTCATTCCGGCTACAGCATGTTTTGTGGCAACATAAGCAGTTTGGTTTAAAACCCCTCTGATTCCACCGACAGAAGCAACGTTGACAATTCTTCCGCCTCCGTTTTTCTGCAGTTCAGGAATTACATATTTCATTCCGTAATAAACTCCTAACAAATTGATGTCTATTACTTTTTTGAAAACTTCAATGTCATAATCAATCAAAGGCGCCTGTTTTCCTTCAATTCCTGCATTGTTGTATAATCCGTCAACTTTTCCGAATTCTTCCACCGTTTGGTCTACGTAGTTCTTCACATTTTCTTCTACAGAAACATCTGCAGTGACTGTTAAATATTTACTTTCAGGATACCTTAATGATAATTCTTCCTTAGCTTTTTCTAAAGCTTCTGCGTTGTAATCTACCAAAGTTAAATCAGCTCCTTTTGATGCTAAAGAATCTGCTGCTGCAAAACCTAATCCCATTGCTGCTCCTGTAACGATAATTACTTTTCCTTTAAAATTTGACATAATATTTATATTTTATTTCATTGCTTCAATTTACAACAATGATGCCTGTGTGGTATTAACTTATGGTAATATTTTGTTAAATTTTTAGGTAGTGAAATTTGTAAAACTATAGTAAGAAACAAGGATATAAAAAGTCGTTCTGCGCCAGGTTGCGCTCCTACGGAGCTCCCCATTGATAATTAAATTATTATCTACAAACATATTGCTCCTACGGAGCAAAAATATTTTCAAATTCTTACTAAATTTAAGCAGAATCAACTTGTTGTTTCCTTAAAAATAAAGATTAAAAAATTAATGAATTTTCATAACTGAAAAATCTTAATGTTTAGAATCTCCATCAGCCGAAAAACCATCAAAACAAAAACATTTTTCATAAATTTAATCATTAAAATATCCAATGAACGAGATCTTCAAACAACAAGTCTGGGAAATCACAAAATTAGTTCCGAAAGGAAGAGTGACTAGCTACGGAGCAATTGCAAAAGCGGTTGGTTTTCCGAACCATTCCCGTCATGTAGGTAAAGCGATGGGTGGCTGCCCAAAAGATGTTCCTGCGCATCGTGTAATTTCGAGCTCTGGAACTTTGTCAGTTCCTGAATTTCAGTCGAGATTGGAAGTTGAAGGAATTGT contains:
- a CDS encoding AMP-binding protein is translated as MLLNFNNLEINNLHLETDFEKKVFFFLEEWLSDSETVKVQTSGSTGTPKIFEIEKKKMLNSAKMTCDFLGLKENDTALVCLPVEYISGKMMVVRAFERKLNLIITEPSIKPLENLDIEIDFCAMTPLQVENSLDKIYLIKNLIIGGAAVSESLKAKITQILQHSNASTKIYETYGMSETLSHIALKEIYPDQDDCFTIFGGVSISLDERGCMKIFAPNLNNEKLQTNDLVEIFEGNQFRFLGRADNVINSGGVKIFPEELEALVKKEILNEVVFLGLKDEILGQRLIAVIEGEESESLIHQLSTINYQQKLHKPKEIIFVNIFPRTPNGKISRLNLLKIINEKRDN
- the arfB gene encoding alternative ribosome rescue aminoacyl-tRNA hydrolase ArfB, translating into MKDFTKELNFKTSRSSGAGGQNVNKVETAVTVTWKVSESELFNERQKDLISEKLKNRINLDGFLFLSVSESRTQLQNKKIAIEKILELVDKALIIPKFRAKTKPTRSSVEKRIEQKKQHSNKKENRRFKF
- a CDS encoding deoxyhypusine synthase family protein; the protein is MSKPITEFIEKYYLHFNAAALVDASKGYVAHLKEGGKMMITLAGAMSTAELGKILAEMIRQDKVDFISCTGANLEEDLMNLVAHSHYERVPHYRDLTAQDEWDLLERGLNRVTDTCIPEEEAFRRLQKHIVEIWKDAEAKGERYFPHEFMYKMILSGVLEQYYEIPRENSWMIAAAEKNLPIVVPGWEDSTMGNIFASYCIKGELTATTMKSGIEYMTYLADWYTKNSAGKGVGFFQIGGGIAGDFPICVVPMLYQDMEMHDIPFWSYFCQISDSTTSYGSYSGAVPNEKITWGKLDITTPKFIVESDATICAPLMFSYILEN
- a CDS encoding glucose 1-dehydrogenase; the encoded protein is MSNFKGKVIIVTGAAMGLGFAAADSLASKGADLTLVDYNAEALEKAKEELSLRYPESKYLTVTADVSVEENVKNYVDQTVEEFGKVDGLYNNAGIEGKQAPLIDYDIEVFKKVIDINLLGVYYGMKYVIPELQKNGGGRIVNVASVGGIRGVLNQTAYVATKHAVAGMTKNAALEYGKDNILTNAIAPGAILTPMVAEAFNQVNPADPKAAEKEYASRNPTRKLGDPKDVGNLVAYLLSDENGYVSGQVIAIDGGESNMYGNP
- a CDS encoding MGMT family protein, translating into MNEIFKQQVWEITKLVPKGRVTSYGAIAKAVGFPNHSRHVGKAMGGCPKDVPAHRVISSSGTLSVPEFQSRLEVEGIVVDNFRVKNFKKLFWNPLEEL